The following proteins are co-located in the Pomacea canaliculata isolate SZHN2017 linkage group LG10, ASM307304v1, whole genome shotgun sequence genome:
- the LOC112574424 gene encoding cis-aconitate decarboxylase-like, with protein MMQQMSKPTFVMGRRLCNGRASSLLSCRHQSSALDSDLPGGTGAPTSGRTYTQVAVQPRCLPAVSVTAWISDLAANATLDDLSDVTVARSKRMMLDTLGVGILGFGSEATRKIMSCMLQCYSTTKGESAIWGSNGKTASPPIAAFINGISVHSMDFDDTWDPATHPSGPVLPAVMALAESLTGDYRPTLADMLVAYNVGIQVQGLLLRCSDSARAIPDRFHPPAVVGVMGSAAACARLLGAGPSTVRHALAVATSFAGAPMANAGTPTKPVHAGKAARFGMEAALMASYGLSGNHDILDMKSGFGAFYHDYDPESFLAAHSSNKHFILHSQDVAIKRYPAHLGMHWTIDATMAVREAILASGSTFRQVRPEDVMSIIIRAPPSKYINRPLPSTTDEARHSFQFNACTALLDGEVTPDSFILSYMRRPQLHALLRKTTLETPADNVATFQDMYVEIQVTMKNGEVFKGRCDTPYGHWRHPLTRADLEKKFLTNTKDMSFNHQRSLIATVDLMNTDEKADDLFEMLRG; from the exons ATGATGCAGCAGATGAGCAAG CCGACATTTGTGATGGGGAGGCGCCTGTGTAACGGCCGTGCAAGCTCTCTACTGTCCTGCCGCCACCAGTCATCTGCCTTAGACTCCGATCTCCCGGGAGGGACAGGAGCGCCCACCAGCGGGAGGACATACACACAGGTGGCAGTGCAAC CCAGGTGTCTGCCTGCGGTCAGCGTGACTGCGTGGATCTCGGACCTGGCGGCCAACGCCACACTGGACGACctctctgacgtcacagtggCCCGCTCCAAGCGCATGATGCTGGATACCCTGGGTGTCGGCATACTTGGCTTCGGGTCAGAAGCCACTCGCAAAATTATGTCCTGTATGCTGCAGTGTTACAGCACGACAAAAGGAGAGAGCGCCATCTGGGGCTCCAACG gaAAGACCGCCTCGCCGCCTATCGCTGCTTTCATCAACGGCATCAGCGTGCACTCGATGGACTTCGATGACACGTGGGACCCGGCCACCCATCCCAGTGGTCCCGTGCTACCTGCAGTGATGGCGCTAGCGGAGAGCCTGACGGGTGACTACAGGCCCACCCTGGCCGACATGTTGGTGGCCTACAATGTGGGGATTCAGGTGCAAGGCCTGCTGCTCAGGTGTTCCGACAGCGCTCGCGCTATACCTGACAG GTTCCACCCGCCTGCTGTGGTGGGGGTGATGGGCAGTGCTGCGGCGTGTGCCCGCCTGCTCGGTGCGGGGCCGAGCACCGTCAGACATGCCCTCGCCGTCGCCACGTCCTTCGCCGGGGCACCCATGGCCAACGCAGGAACCCCCACCAAGCCAGTGCATGCCGGGAAGGCCGCCAG GTTTGGGATGGAGGCGGCGTTGATGGCGTCGTACGGACTGAGCGGCAACCACGACATCTTAGATATGAAGTCTGGCTTCGGCGCCTTCTACCACGACTACGACCCCGAGAGTTTCCTCGCCGCTCACAGCAGTAACAAGCACTTCATCCTCCACTCACAG GATGTCGCCATCAAGCGGTACCCGGCTCACCTGGGCATGCACTGGACTATCGACGCCACCATGGCCGTGAGAGAAGCCATCTTGGCCAGTGGCTCAACCTTCCGCCAAGTCCGCCCTGAAGATGTGATGAGCATCATCATCCGGGCACCTCCCTCAAAG TACATCAACCGCCCCCTGCCGAGCACTACGGACGAGGCCCGCCACTCATTTCAGTTCAACGCCTGCACCGCCCTCTTGGATGGGGAGGTCACTCCCGACTCCTTTATCTTGAGCTACATGCGGCGGCCGCAGCTGCACGCCCTGCTGCGCAAGACGACGCTAGAGACACCTGCCGACAACGTGGCCACCTTCCAGGACATGTACGTGGAGATCCAG GTGACGATGAAGAACGGGGAGGTGTTTAAGGGTAGATGTGACACCCCTTACGGTCACTGGCGGCACCCGCTGACCCGCGCTGACCTGGAGAAGAAGTTTCTGACCAACACCAAGGACATGTCTTTTAACCACCAGAGGTCTCTGATCGCCACCGTCGACCTCATGAACACCGACGAGAAAGCTGACGACTTGTTCGAAATGTTGAGGGGTTAG